The genome window CATCAATCCATTGGCCCTTGACAGAGTGATGGACTTTGCATCGAGCGAGCAGGGAGAATCCTTCAAGGACGCTACTCGTGCATACGAAATTTTTCATGCTCATAGAACTATGAATGAATACACATCTTCGGTCGTATTTGGGTCCGGTTTTGCCACCCAACTAACTCCGGGGGTACCAACCAGCAACTCTGCGTGGTTTGAAAACTCAAAATATGATATTGAGAATGGGTATTGGGGAATATTTTCAAAGCTTGGAGTTGTCCTTACAGCAATTTTTGTGATTATTATTATAAAATTCATGCCACTCAACAGGGTACTATTTGCAATAATTCTGGTTGAAGCCCCGCTTTTTTTTAAAACCAGTTATCAGGTTTTCGCATACATGGATGGTGTTTATCTAATTATATGGTCTATTTTAGTTAATGCCCTATTACTTTCTAGAAAATCTTACTCTCTGAGGTGATTTGAGAAAAATTCCCACTTGGTAACCAAGAAACTTTACTAGAAATGCCCACGTAAACGCCAGAACTCCGAAGAGAGGATTTCCCTTGAGAGTACTCCATGTGATATCATCTGCTGACCCCGCCACCGGAGGGCCTATTCAAGGTTTGAAACAAAGCATTTCTCTGCGAGAGCATTGGGGGCAACGTGTGGAGATTTTAACTCTTAACCCTCCAGAATCTGACGCTATTTCCAATTTTCCTGGCGTCGCCCATGGAGTAGGGCCGGGCACTCGTATTTATGGATACACACCTAATTTATCACGATGGATTTCAAAGAATAGAAGTCGTTTTGATGTGGCTGTGGTTCATGGATTATGGAATCATGCATCAGTTGGTGGTTGGCAAGGCCTTCGGCGTGCTCGGTTGCCCTATGTGCTTTTCACGCATGGAATGATGGACCCTTGGTTCCGGAAGTCAAAGCCTATCAAGCATTGGGTGAAGCAGAGCTTCTGGGCCATCCAAGGACGAGTTTTGAGAGACGCAAACGAAGTGCTGTTCACAAGTGAGGAAGAGATGCGCCTCGCTGACGGAGTATTTTTTGGCTATAATTATCGCCCACGTGTGGTCGCTTACGCCGCGGCCGAAGCGACGCCTTGCGGATTGGTTGATGAGGCAGCCTTCCATAAGCTCGTTCCAGAACTTGCTGGGCGCCCATATTTACTTTTTCTCAGTCGCATACATGAGAAAAAGGGATGCAATTTGCTACTTGAAGGTTTTGCCAAGGCGGTTCATCGCCCTGACCTACAGCTGGTGATCGCTGGCCCACCGCATGGTGATTTGGGCGAGCGGCTGCAGGCTCAGGCCCATTCGCTTGGGATTGCGGAGAGAGTTCACTGGCCCGGGATGGTCAAAGGGGCAGCAAAGGCTGGCGCTTTTCGAGGAGCAGAAGCCTTTGTTCTAACTTCGCATCAGGAGAACTTTGGCATAGCTGTCGCCGAAGCATTAGCTTACGGAAAGCCTGTTCTAATTTCGAATCAGATTAACATCTGGCGGGAAATTGAGTCAGGTGGCGCCGGAGTTGTCGCCCCGGACACAGTTGACGGCGCAACCCGTGTTATAGCCGCATGGGAACAGCTAACTCCTGAGGCTCGGATCGCAATGGGTCGTGCCGCCCGGGAGGTTTATGAGCGGAACTTCACTGTGGAGGCAGCAGCGCGCGATCTGACCGCTGCATTGGAGCGAGCAGCAGCCAGTGGGCCGCAGAGATAATTTTATTATCTTTAGGCCGCGATGAAATACACGTATTCTTGCGCTGCTGAGAAAAATTTAGACGTCCGGTCAGGTGCAACGTGTGTTTCTCGTGGAGGTGTTATGCTACAGGCCACATGAGACAGGTTACGACCTAGGTTTGATTTCCGCTCCAAAACAAAGAGAAGACGATGACTGATCCGATGACGTCGGGACCGACTCCACGAATAGGCATCCTGACCTATCACTTCAGTGATAATTTTGGTGCGCTCATGCAAGCTTACGGCCTGCAGAGTTGGTTGAAATCCCAAGGCTGCCGGGCCGAGTTCATCAATTACCGCCCGGCCCATGTCGAGGCGGGCGGCAGCCTGCGCGACCTGATCAAGGCGCGGGGAGCCAAGGCCAAGGCCAAGATCGTCTATCTGCGGCTGAGCGCGCTGCGCAACCAGTTGTTCGGCGACCGCACCCAGCAGAAATTGCTGCACCGTTTCCAGCGCGAGACGCTGGGCGTGGCCTGCGCCCCCCTGCAGAACGAGGCTGCAACCGAAGCCTGGCTGAACAGCCCGGCGGGCAGGTTCGACATGCTGATCTGCGGCTCGGACCAGATCTGGGCGCCGTCGCAGCAGCGCGGCATCGATCCGGTCTATTACCTGCATTTCCCGCAAGGGGCGCAGGGCGCGCGGCGGATCTCCTATGCGCCGAGCTTCGGCAAGGCCACGCTCGACTCGGCCTATGAGGCCGAGGTAACGGGCTATCTGCGCGACCTCGACGGGCTTTCGGCCCGTGAGCAGAGCGGGGTCGAGATCGTAAGCCGGCTTTCGGGGCGGCCAGTGGCTTATGTGCCGGATCCGACCATCCTGCTGGGCGATTTCCGCCCGCTGGCCGCCCAAGCTACGGCCGTGGGCGCTGGCCATGTTTTCTGCTATGCCCTGCGCACCGGCCAGGGAATTCGCGACGTGGCTGCGCTTGCTGCGCAAAAGACCGGCGGCCGTATTCTCTCGCCGCAGAACCCGCACCGGCGCTGGAAAGAGATCGGCGAGACTATCCATCCCTCGCCCGAGCAATGGGTCGCCCATGTCGAGCGGGCGGCTTTCGTAGTGTCGAACTCGTTCCACGGCACCGTCTTCTCGATCTTGTTCCGCAAACCCTTTCTCAGCGTGGCGCTGCCCGGTGCCAAGGCCTCCCTGAACGAGCGGTCGGCCAATCTGTTGAGCTCGCTCGGGCTGCGGCACCGGCTGGTCGATGCCTCCGACATGGCTAATGTGCACCGCCGGATGGAAGAGCCGATCGACTGGCAAGCGGTCGAAGAGAAGCTGACAGCGATGCAGGAATCCGGCCGCGGCTATCTGCGCCGCGAGTTGAAAAGATTGCATGCATGATGGATTTCCAACAGCTGAAATATGTGGACACCATCCCGAAGCGGGAAAAGCTCCTGCGTCAGGTCTGGGTGCTGGTCTATGCGCTGTTCTTCCGGCCCACGCCGCGCGGCCTAATGAATGGCTGGCGGAAGATGCTGCTAAAATTGTTCGGGGCCCAGATCGGTAAGGGGTCGAAAATCGCGCCAAGCTGCTTTGTTTGGGCGCCTTGGAACCTAGAGATGGGCGAGTTTTCCGTGATGGGCGATCACGTCGACTGCTATACCATGGCGAAGATCCGCATCGGATCGAAGGTAGCGGTCAGCCAGCGCAGTTTCCTATGCACCGGCACGCATGACATCACCAGCCTGAGGCGACCTCTGATCACCCGGGCGATCACCATCGGCGATCATGTCTGGATTGCCGCCGAAACTATGGTCGGCCCCGGCGTCACCATTAATGAGGGCAGCGTGGTCGGTGCCCGGTCCTTCGTAAACAAGGACATGCCTGCGTGGATGGTCTGCGCCGGCACCCCCTGCAAGCCTGTAAAGCCTCGGGTCGTCGAACAGAACTAAATGCCTCCCGGAAGGAAACAAGATGGGCAAGCTGAGCTCGTTGACAGAAAAAGTTGCCAAAGTCGGACGGTTCGGGACGGAGTTCTTCCGAGATATGGCGCTCTATATCCGCTATTGTGGCATTTCACCGATGCAAGATGCGCAGAAGCGCCGCTTCTACAAGCTTCTGATAGAATGCCATGCTCTGGAAAAGGGCCTTTCCCTGCTCAATCCGCGCGCACTGTTCGGCAAGACAAAGATAGACTTTCTACGTAAGGAACTCGATCTCTACGATCTGTCACAATCGCCGCTGCCCGCCGAGATGATTTTGGGCACCTTTGAAATCTATGTCGATCGGCACCGCGAAAGAGGGGTATCGGATCCCTATCTTGACGAGGTTGCGGCTTATGCTGCCAAGAAGCGCAGCACGCTTGCCGTGACACCGCATGGCGGGCTGCGGCATTTCGAAAGGGGCTATAAAGACATCACCGCGATGGCCCCGGCGGATTTTATCGCCTCGCGCTTCTCGAGCCGAACTTTCAGCGACAAGAAGCTTGAGCGGGCGCAGGTTGAAAAGGCCGTGGCCTTGGCGCAACAGGCACCCTCTCAGTGCAACCGGCAGGCAAGCCATGCCTACTTCTACCAAGATAGGGACGCAATTGCCCGCCTGCTAAAACTGCAGGGCGGCTCCTCCGGTTTCGCCCAAGACGTGCACAACCTTTTCGTCATCACCGTGGATCTGGCAGCTTGGGGCGGGGCGCAGCAGCGCAACCAGCTGTATGTCGACGGCGCGCTGTTTTCGATGACGCTGATCTATGCATTGCATGCCACGGGGATTGCCACCTGTCCGCTGAACTTGGCCGTCACCAACCGGACGGAAAACGACATCCGCCAAGCAGGAGATATTCCTAGCGATCAGCGGTTGATTATGATGATCGCGGTCGGCGAACCGGCCCGGCTCACGGCGGTCGATGCCGCCTGCTCGCCGCGGCGCAAAACCACAGAAATCCTGCATTTTGAGAAGGCATGACATGCCGGTTGAACTGACCGCCGTCATCCTGACCTATAATGAAGAACAGCATATCGCACGCTGTATCGAGAGCCTGATGCCGGTCGCAGCCCGCATCGTGGTGGTCGACAGTTTCTCGACCGATCGCACGGTCGAGATCGCCTGCGATCTCGGCGCGGATGTGTTTCAGAACCCCTTCCGCCATCAGGCGCAGCAATATCAATGGGCGGTCGAGAGTTGCGCCATCACCACTGACTTCACGCTACGGGTCGACGCCGATGAATATCTTGAGCCCGAGCTGCAGGCGGCGATCAAGACCTTCCTCTCCGCGCCCGGTGCGGTCAATGCGGTCTATCTGCGCCGCAAGATCACCTTCCTCGGCCGGCCCATCACTCATGGTTTCTTCTATCCGGCAATGATCCTGCGGCTGCACCGTACAGGCCAAGGCCGAATGGAGCAGCGCTGGATGGACGAGCATATCGTGGTCGAGAATGCTGTAACAGTGGAGCTTTCTGGCGATCTGGTCGACGACAATCTCAATCCACTCAGCTGGTGGACAGCGAAACACGTCAACTACGCCCGGCGCGAGGCCTATGAGATCATCGCCTCCCGCGCCAGGGTCCAGAGCGAGGCGGAAGCTCTCTCCGGCCAGGCCCGCCGCAAGCGCTGGTTGAAAGAAAATATCTATGGCCGCATGCCCGTAGCTCTGCGCAGCACGCTCTATTTCCTCTACCGCTATCTCTTTGGGCGCGGTTTCCTCGACGGCAAGGAAGGCTTCTTCTTCCACTTCCTGCAGGCCTATTGGTACCGGACTTACGTCGATGCCAGCCTCTTCGAGATTGAGCGACAGGCGGCCGCTGAGGGGCTCAGCGCCTATGACATGCTCAGGCGGGATGGTATTCTCTGATCATCCCGGCAGCCCCCCCTCAGGCCGGGCGCTTCTTCAGCCAGCCCAGAAACGCCGCATCGGCCGAGCGCAGCCGCGGCCGGCCGGAGCGCGCCCACATCTCGCGCCACTCCGCCTCGAGCGCATAGATGTCCCAGCCGGGCATCAGCGCCCGCGCCGCGCTGATCGTGGCCTCTTTCAGCACCGGGCCGGTGCCGGGCAGCACCACGAGATCGCGGCGCGTCACCCGCAGGATATCGCCCGGCTCCTCGGCAAGGCTGTAATCGGGCAAGGGGTCGCTTGCGATCATATCGCGCATCATCTTGCGAAACACTCTGAGCGGGCTGGCCGAGCCCGATTTCTGCGCCAGCACCGCCATCGAGACCCGCCAGTCCGGCTGGCGCCCGCAATGCTTGCGCGACAGCTCATAGATGCGCCGCTCCAGCGGTTTCCTGAGCCGGAAATAATCGCGTGACAGCGTCAGCACCGATTTCGACAGCACCGCCCGGAAGAGCCATTCCGACAGGGTCACCGCCACCTGCACCATGCGCCCGCCTTTGGTCGCGCGCACGATCTGCCAGGTCTCGATCAGGCCAAAGCCGGTGGTGACCTCGGGCCCCTCGCCGGTCGCGATATTGGTGGTGATGCGGGTACCCGCCAGCCGCTCAAAAGCCTCACGCAGCCGGGCATAGCCGTCTCCGCTCGTCTCGCGATTGGTCGCAACCAGCAGGTCATGGGCGGTCAGCCGCAAATGCCGGCTGATCTCGCGCCCGGCATTCAGCGCCGCCATCAGCTGGCTGATACAATAGATCAGAATGTCTTTGTCAAAGAGCGTCGCAAGCCCCTTGACCGAGGGCACCACGGTGATCTCTGCCCCGTTCCTCTCATAGCTCAGGATGCGCCGGTCGGGCCGCGTCGAGAGCGAGAAGATCGGATGCTCCATGCTGGCCATATCGTCTTTGGGCAGCACATCGAACAGATCGCAAATAAAAAACCCCGCCTCTGCGCGGCGGTCAGGCAGCCATGTGGCGCCCTGCACGGGGAGAGCCCCCGCCCCATATCCCGGACCTGTCATCCGCCTGCCTCTCTCGCCTCAGCCCCGCTGCCGGGGTCTCATATGGCGGGCCTGACGCCCGCTCTGCCTGCCGCCCTTTGCGGTGCTGACAGGGGTTTATCCACGAAGCGCCATGGCTTTTGCGGAGGCCACTGGGCATCTCCGGGGGCTGCTTTGCGCTTCGTGGTTTCATTGACGCTTAACTTATCCACAGGTGGTCCGTTTGGCGAGGAAAAATCTCCGGCGGGATCGGGGGATCAGAGTCACCCGGACGTGGGATCAGAGTCGCCCTGTCGTGGTTTCAGAGTCGCTATGGGCTTTTCAGATCCGGATATTTCATTCAAGATCAATGAGATAGATATGAGCATTACGCGCCTTAACTATTATAATAACATGATACTAACTGAGAAAGATCGGACAGGGTTTGGGGACGCATCCAGGACCCAGACCTCTGATACCGAAGTATCCATTTGATTTTACTATGAAATATAGGGGTATGCGGCAAATGTGCGCTCTTTGCTTCCATGTTGCATGTTTTGCTGTATGCTACCGAAAAACACGCACATGAGGCAGCAATGGCCCGCGAATCGAGCCGCGAGGCGGATCCCGCCCAGCCCCCCTATTTCAACATCTCGCCCGATCAGGAGCTGCAGCGCCTTGGCCCCTCCGTTGGCACCGCCGAGCTGTCGCGGATCGCAGGTCTGGCGGCACGCGGGCGCGATGAGCTGGCCACGCGCGGCCTCGGTGAGGAGGGACGAAAGTCCCTGCGCCTCTTCTCGACCTGGGAAATTACCCGCTATCTGATCCCCGTTGCCCAGGGGCATTTCCGCCGGGTGCTGAAAGGCAATCCCGATCTGCCCCAGGGCCGCTCCGAGACCGAAGGCGGTGCCAAATGGTTCACCCTGGACGAGGTGCTGAGGCTGCGCGCCTGGTTCGCGGCTGAAGGCGCGAAGAACCGCGACTATCAGCCCTACCGCCCGCAGGGTCTGCCGGCCAAGATTGTCGCCGTGGCGAATTTCAAGGGCGGCGTCGGCAAGACCTCGACCTGCGCTCATCTCGCGATGTCGGCGGCGCTGGATGGCTACAAGGTGCTGGTGGTCGATCTCGATGCCCAGGGCTCGATGACCTCGATCTTCGGCGGCAAGGTTGCCGATGAATGGGGCACCGCCTTTCCGCTGATCGCGCGCCACTATGCCCGTCATCTGCAAAACGACAACCGGGCCCGGGTCGAACGCGGTGACGCGCCGCTGGCGCTGGATGCCACCCTGTCGGAAGCCCTGAAGACCGAACCGCGCAGCGTGGTGCAAAAGACCCATTGGCCGAATATCGGTCTGATCGGCGCCCAGCTGAATCTTTACTGGGCCGAGTTCCAGATCCCGGTCTGGCGGATGCAGTCGCGCGGCTGGAAGCTCTGGGATGCGCTGACCGATACATTCGCGGAAAGCGGGCTGCTGGAGGATTATGACCTGATCTTCTTCGATACGCCGCCGGCGCTTGGCTATCTGACGATTAATGGCCTTGCGGCGGCGGATATGCTCTTGGTGCCGACCGGGGCCTCTTTCCTTGAATTCGACTCCACGGGGCGGTTTTTCGACATGCTCCATTCCACCTTCGCCTCGATCGAGGAGGGGGAGAATATCGCCGCCCGGGCCCTCGGGCGCGAGGAGCTGGCCTTTGAATGGGATGCGGTGCGTGCGGTGATCACCCGCTATGACGGCGCGCAGCAGGCCGAGATGGCGTCTTTCATGCAGACCTGGCTTGGCGGCGCCATGAGCCCGCAGCGCCAGGAATTCACCGCGCTGATCGGCCAGGCGGGCGAACAGGTCAATGGCATCTATGAAGCCGATTACCGCGACTTCAACCGTGAGACCTATATCCGGGGCCGCGAGACCTTTGACACCACCTGGGCCGAATTCAAGCGGCTGCTTTATGGCATCTGGCGCCGCGATGAGCGGGCGGCTTCTGCCGGGGAATGAGGGATATGTTTCGCGCGCGAAACATTTGCTGAGAGGGGGCTGATATGGCCAGACGCAAGCGGCTTGGCCCGGCAATAATTGCGCCGGAAACAGACGAAAACAGCCATGTCAGTGACGTTTCTGAAGGCGTGGCGCCCGAAGTGAAGGCCGCCTTGCCGCCGCCGGGGGCAGGCAATTTTGGCGCGCCTCCTCCCATTGCGCGGGTGGCGGCGGAATCGGCTGCCGAGGCGGCGCTGAGCGAGATTTCAGAAGCCATGAGCCGGGCCCGCGCCGAGGGACGGCTTGTGTTGCGCCTGCCCCTGGCCGGGATCGAGGCGGATCATCTGGTGCGCGACCGGATCGACCTTGATGAAGAGGAACTGGAAGGCCTGATCTCGTCGATTGCCGAACATGGCCAGCGCAACCCGGTCGAGGTCAGCGAGATCGCCCCCGGGCGCTATGGGCTGATCTCGGGCTGGCGGCGGCTGACGGCGCTGAAAAGGCTCTGTGCAAGCGGAAATGACCGTTTTGACCATGTGCTTGCGCTGGTGCGCAAACCTGAAACCGCCGCCGATGCCTATATCGCGATGGTCGAGGAAAACGAGATCCGCGCCGGCCTTTCTTATTACGAGCGGGCGCGGATTGCCGGGCGTGCGGTGGAACTTGGGGTGTTCGAAACGGAAAAACAGGCTCTGCAAAGGCTTTTTGCCAATGCCAGCCGGGCCCGGCGCTCTAAGATCGGGTCCTTCCTGGTGATCTGGCACCGAATGGATGCGGTGCTGCGCTTTGCGCGGGCGATCCCGGAAC of Gemmobacter sp. 24YEA27 contains these proteins:
- a CDS encoding glycosyltransferase, with amino-acid sequence MKQSISLREHWGQRVEILTLNPPESDAISNFPGVAHGVGPGTRIYGYTPNLSRWISKNRSRFDVAVVHGLWNHASVGGWQGLRRARLPYVLFTHGMMDPWFRKSKPIKHWVKQSFWAIQGRVLRDANEVLFTSEEEMRLADGVFFGYNYRPRVVAYAAAEATPCGLVDEAAFHKLVPELAGRPYLLFLSRIHEKKGCNLLLEGFAKAVHRPDLQLVIAGPPHGDLGERLQAQAHSLGIAERVHWPGMVKGAAKAGAFRGAEAFVLTSHQENFGIAVAEALAYGKPVLISNQINIWREIESGGAGVVAPDTVDGATRVIAAWEQLTPEARIAMGRAAREVYERNFTVEAAARDLTAALERAAASGPQR
- a CDS encoding polysaccharide pyruvyl transferase family protein, whose translation is MTSGPTPRIGILTYHFSDNFGALMQAYGLQSWLKSQGCRAEFINYRPAHVEAGGSLRDLIKARGAKAKAKIVYLRLSALRNQLFGDRTQQKLLHRFQRETLGVACAPLQNEAATEAWLNSPAGRFDMLICGSDQIWAPSQQRGIDPVYYLHFPQGAQGARRISYAPSFGKATLDSAYEAEVTGYLRDLDGLSAREQSGVEIVSRLSGRPVAYVPDPTILLGDFRPLAAQATAVGAGHVFCYALRTGQGIRDVAALAAQKTGGRILSPQNPHRRWKEIGETIHPSPEQWVAHVERAAFVVSNSFHGTVFSILFRKPFLSVALPGAKASLNERSANLLSSLGLRHRLVDASDMANVHRRMEEPIDWQAVEEKLTAMQESGRGYLRRELKRLHA
- a CDS encoding colanic acid biosynthesis acetyltransferase WcaF; the encoded protein is MDTIPKREKLLRQVWVLVYALFFRPTPRGLMNGWRKMLLKLFGAQIGKGSKIAPSCFVWAPWNLEMGEFSVMGDHVDCYTMAKIRIGSKVAVSQRSFLCTGTHDITSLRRPLITRAITIGDHVWIAAETMVGPGVTINEGSVVGARSFVNKDMPAWMVCAGTPCKPVKPRVVEQN
- a CDS encoding nitroreductase family protein codes for the protein MGKLSSLTEKVAKVGRFGTEFFRDMALYIRYCGISPMQDAQKRRFYKLLIECHALEKGLSLLNPRALFGKTKIDFLRKELDLYDLSQSPLPAEMILGTFEIYVDRHRERGVSDPYLDEVAAYAAKKRSTLAVTPHGGLRHFERGYKDITAMAPADFIASRFSSRTFSDKKLERAQVEKAVALAQQAPSQCNRQASHAYFYQDRDAIARLLKLQGGSSGFAQDVHNLFVITVDLAAWGGAQQRNQLYVDGALFSMTLIYALHATGIATCPLNLAVTNRTENDIRQAGDIPSDQRLIMMIAVGEPARLTAVDAACSPRRKTTEILHFEKA
- a CDS encoding glycosyltransferase family 2 protein, encoding MPVELTAVILTYNEEQHIARCIESLMPVAARIVVVDSFSTDRTVEIACDLGADVFQNPFRHQAQQYQWAVESCAITTDFTLRVDADEYLEPELQAAIKTFLSAPGAVNAVYLRRKITFLGRPITHGFFYPAMILRLHRTGQGRMEQRWMDEHIVVENAVTVELSGDLVDDNLNPLSWWTAKHVNYARREAYEIIASRARVQSEAEALSGQARRKRWLKENIYGRMPVALRSTLYFLYRYLFGRGFLDGKEGFFFHFLQAYWYRTYVDASLFEIERQAAAEGLSAYDMLRRDGIL
- a CDS encoding replication initiator protein A, coding for MASMEHPIFSLSTRPDRRILSYERNGAEITVVPSVKGLATLFDKDILIYCISQLMAALNAGREISRHLRLTAHDLLVATNRETSGDGYARLREAFERLAGTRITTNIATGEGPEVTTGFGLIETWQIVRATKGGRMVQVAVTLSEWLFRAVLSKSVLTLSRDYFRLRKPLERRIYELSRKHCGRQPDWRVSMAVLAQKSGSASPLRVFRKMMRDMIASDPLPDYSLAEEPGDILRVTRRDLVVLPGTGPVLKEATISAARALMPGWDIYALEAEWREMWARSGRPRLRSADAAFLGWLKKRPA
- a CDS encoding AAA family ATPase, whose product is MARESSREADPAQPPYFNISPDQELQRLGPSVGTAELSRIAGLAARGRDELATRGLGEEGRKSLRLFSTWEITRYLIPVAQGHFRRVLKGNPDLPQGRSETEGGAKWFTLDEVLRLRAWFAAEGAKNRDYQPYRPQGLPAKIVAVANFKGGVGKTSTCAHLAMSAALDGYKVLVVDLDAQGSMTSIFGGKVADEWGTAFPLIARHYARHLQNDNRARVERGDAPLALDATLSEALKTEPRSVVQKTHWPNIGLIGAQLNLYWAEFQIPVWRMQSRGWKLWDALTDTFAESGLLEDYDLIFFDTPPALGYLTINGLAAADMLLVPTGASFLEFDSTGRFFDMLHSTFASIEEGENIAARALGREELAFEWDAVRAVITRYDGAQQAEMASFMQTWLGGAMSPQRQEFTALIGQAGEQVNGIYEADYRDFNRETYIRGRETFDTTWAEFKRLLYGIWRRDERAASAGE
- a CDS encoding ParB N-terminal domain-containing protein gives rise to the protein MARRKRLGPAIIAPETDENSHVSDVSEGVAPEVKAALPPPGAGNFGAPPPIARVAAESAAEAALSEISEAMSRARAEGRLVLRLPLAGIEADHLVRDRIDLDEEELEGLISSIAEHGQRNPVEVSEIAPGRYGLISGWRRLTALKRLCASGNDRFDHVLALVRKPETAADAYIAMVEENEIRAGLSYYERARIAGRAVELGVFETEKQALQRLFANASRARRSKIGSFLVIWHRMDAVLRFARAIPERLGLALEKAIEAADSAMLETFLQDLRRDPSPDAAEEILRLHSFVAEVVPNVSRAKHLAPARGQGGRRQRARRKWPPLPRRQPRWNCAQVSILR